From the Ascaphus truei isolate aAscTru1 chromosome 15, aAscTru1.hap1, whole genome shotgun sequence genome, one window contains:
- the LOC142466835 gene encoding uncharacterized protein LOC142466835: MEKMRTEQSCNIPINMTENAPFNPSKQLINNVTASHPKRYILAAATGKDLGESGKSLTLLSDQNLQEGTQTGERPHVCGECGKGFSWLSHLNKHKRSHTGERAHVCGECGKGFTQLVHLNRHVRTHTGERPHVCGECGKGFIQLSHLKTHERTHTGERPYVCGECGKGFNVPSSLTTHKRTHTGEKPHVCGECGKRFSHLSHLKKHERTHTGERPHVCGECGKGFSDLSSLNTHKRTHTGERPYVCGECGKGFNVPSSLTTHKKTHTGERPHVCGECAKRFSDLSHLKTHERTHTGERPHVCGECGKGFSVLSHLSTHKMTHTGERPHVCGECGKGFSQLSNLNTHKRTHTGERPHVCGECGKGFSRLSHLNTHEMTHTGERPHVCRECGKGFSDLSSLNIHERTHTGERPHVCGECGKGFSRLSNLNIHERTHTGERPHVCGECGKGFSQLSSLNTHKRTHTGERPHVCGECEKGFSDLSSLNTHKRTHTGERPYVCGECGKGFNLSSSLNTHKRTHTGERPHVCGECGKGFSDLSSLTKHKRTHTGERPYVCGECGKGFNVSSGLNTHKRTHTGERPYVCGECGKGFNVSSGLNTHKRTHTGERPYVCGECGKGFSRLSHLNTHERTHTGERPHVCGECGKGFSRLSHLNTHERTHTGEKPYVCGECGKGFSDSSSLNKHKRTHTGERPHVCGECGKGFSDLSSLNKHKRTHTGERPHVCGECGKGFSRLSHLNTHTRTHTGERPHVQYVGNVVRDLVCHPA, translated from the coding sequence atggaaaagatgaggacagaacaatcttgcaacattccaataaatatgactGAAAATGCACCTTTCAACCCGTCAaagcaattaataaacaatgtaactgcttctcatcccaaaagatatatattagcagctgccacaggaaaagatcttggagaaagtggtAAGAGTCTGACTTTGTTATCAGACCAGAACCTACAGGAGGGGACACAGaccggggagagaccgcatgtatgtggggaatgtgggaagggatttagttggttatcccacctgaacaaacacaagaggtcacacacaggggagagagcgcatgtatgtggggaatgtgggaagggatttactCAGTTAGTCCACCTGAACAGACAcgtgaggacacacacaggggagagaccgcatgtatgtggggagtgtgggaagggatttattcagttatcccacctgaagacacacgagaggacacacacaggggagagaccgtatgtatgtggggaatgtgggaagggatttaatgTGCCATCCAGCCTGaccacacacaagaggacacacacaggggagaaaccacatgtatgtggggaatgtgggaagcgaTTTAGTCACTTATCCCACCTGAAAAAAcacgagaggacacacacaggggagagaccgcatgtatgtggggaatgtgggaagggatttagtgacttatccagcctgaacacacacaagaggacacacacaggggagagaccgtatgtatgcggggaatgtgggaagggatttaatgTGCCATCCAGCCTGACCACACACaagaagacacacacaggggagagaccacatgtatgtggggaatgtgcgaagcgatttagtgacttatcccacctgaaaacacacgagaggacacacacaggggagagaccgcatgtatgtggggaatgtgggaagggatttagtgtgttatcccacCTGAGCAcacacaagatgacacacacaggggagagaccgcatgtatgtggggaatgtgggaagggatttagtcagttatccaacctaaacacacacaagaggacacacacaggggagagaccgcatgtatgtggggaatgtgggaagggatttagtcggttatcccacctgaacacacacgagatgacacacacaggggagagaccgcatgtatgtcgggaatgtgggaagggatttagtgacttatccagcctgaacatacacgagaggacacacacaggggagagaccgcatgtatgtggggaatgtgggaagggatttagtcggttatccaacctgaacatacacgagaggacacacacaggggagagaccgcatgtatgcggggaatgtgggaagggatttagtcagttatccagcctaaacacacacaagaggacgcacacaggggagagaccgcatgtatgtggcgaatgtgagaagggatttagtgacttatccagcctgaacacacacaagaggacacacacaggggagagaccttaTGTATgcggggaatgtgggaagggatttaatttgtcatccagcctgaacacacacaagagaacacacacaggggagagaccacatgtatgtggagaatgtgggaagggatttagtgacttatccagcctgaccaaacacaagaggacacacacaggggagagaccgtatgtatgtggggaatgtgggaagggatttaatgTGTCATCcggcctgaacacacacaagaggacacacacaggggagagaccgtatgtatgtggggaatgtgggaagggatttaatgTGTCATCcggcctgaacacacacaagaggacacacacaggggagagaccgtatgtatgtggggaatgtgggaagggatttagtcggttatcccacctgaacacacacgagaggacacacacaggggagagaccgcatgtatgtggggaatgtgggaaaggatttagtcggttatcccacctgaacacacacgagaggacacatacaggggagaaaccgtatgtatgtggggaatgtgggaagggatttagtgactcatccagcctgaacaaacacaagaggacacacacaggggagagaccacatgtatgtggggaatgtgggaagggatttagtgacttatccagcctgaacaaacacaagaggacacacacaggggagagaccgcatgtatgtggggaatgtgggaagggttttagtcggttatcccacctgaacacacacacgaggacacacaccggggagagaccacatgtacagtatgtggggaatgtggtaaGGGATTTAGTatgtcatccagcctga